The genomic segment CGAGGCTTCACGTCTCGAGTCCGAGATCGCGACGGCATTGGCCGCCATCCATGAGGGCAAGCCTCACGTGAGGATCCGGACGATGACGGAGCATGAGCAGAGCGAGGCGCAATCGCGCCGTGACGGCGGGCAGGCTGAGACCGCGGCAGCGGCAGGTACGAAAAAAGCGGCGGCACCAGTCAAAGGACACAGTGCCGGATTGGAGCAGCATCCGCTGCTTAGTCCCGACAGCGACGTCGTGTCGATTGCGATTGCAAGCGGCAAGGGTGGCGTCGGCAAGTCCACGGTGACGGTCAATCTGGCTGTCGCGCTTGCGCGCCGAGGCAAGCGGGTCGGACTCATCGACGGCGACATCTATGGCTTCAGCGTGCCGGACATGATGGGAATCGAAGAACGGCCGGAGCAGGTCGGCGACAAGATCAAGCCGATCGAACGGTTCGGCGTCAAGGTGATCTCGATGGGTTTCTTCGTCGAAGACAACAGCCCGATCGTATGGCGAGGCCCGATGCTTGGCAGAATGCTCCGCAATTTTTTTGCCGATATCGCTTGGGGCGAACTCGATTATTTATTGCTCGACCTACCGCCAGGCACTGGCGACATCGCGTTGGATGTACATCAGATGCTGCCGAAGAGCAAGGAGATCATCGTGACGACACCTCATGCGACTGCTGCCTTCGTCGCTGCGCGGGCCGGCGCGATGGCGATCAAGACCGAGCACGAGATCATCGGCGTCGTCGAGAACATGGCTTGGTACGAAAAAAACGGCGAGCGGGATTATGTATTCGGAAGAGGCGGCGGCGGCATGTTGGCCGATACGCTCCATACGTCGCTGCTTGCGCAATTTCCGTTGGGCGCGCCCGACAATCACCCCTCGGAGCCCGATTATTCACCATCCGTATACAAGGCCGACAATCCGATCGGCCGCGAATACCTGGCGCTGGCGGACGAAGTGATCGCCCGCTGCGGCAGATAAAGCGAAAAACAACCGCCGACGCATTTGCGCCGGCGGTTGTTTTCGTTTTGTGTTATTGCCCGCCGCCACCGCCGCCACCGTCGCCGCCACCGCCACCGCCGGACTGATCCCCGCCGCTTTGGCCTCCGCTTTCACCGCCGCTGCCGCCGGACTCGCCTTTAGATTGCTCGGGCTTCGGCGTCAGCTCCTCCTTCACGACGTCTTGCAAAATCTTCATGAGCTCCAGCTTGAAAACCGGATTCTGAATCGCTTCGCCAACCGCGCTCATCATCTGCTTCCGATATTCGGCCGTCTTGGTCGTTTCAAATAGGACGGTTTTCATATCCCCGGTCTTAAACACATTCACCAGTTCTTGCTGATATGTCGGATCCTTCAGCAGATCCTTATGAATTTGCTTGTTATCCTTGCTGACAGCCTTGGCGAACTCGCCCGCGAACTTCGTGTCGGTCATGATTTCGCGAAGCACCTTCGAATAATTGGAAGAGGTCAGCACGTCCTTCACGGCCGTCCGAATCTGCTCTTGATCGGAGGGTGTCAAGGATTGCGCGTGCAGGGAGCTGGTTCCGTACTTTTCGGTCGATGCTTTATCCAGTGCTTCTTGCGCTTCCTGGGAGCCCAGGATGTCGATCACCATCGATTTGACGTCTTTATAACTCATCTGCTCGCTGCTGGCGCTGGATTCCGGGCCGCAGGAAGAGAGCAGGATGACGGCCGTCAGGGCGAGGCCGGTCCACCACAAGCGAAGCCGCATAATGCGATCATCACCCTTTCCGGGAATTTGATCGTAGTATGCGACTTCGACAGGCCGATTATAAGGAAGACTTCATGGCTTTTTGGGACGGACATGGTAAAATGTTTTTGTACTGACGGGGGAGGAATACAATTGAATTTGCGTAAATGGATGACCTTGTTCGGCACGACGATTCTCATCGGCGGCGGCGCCGCATTGATCACGGGCGTCGTGATGATGGTATGCGATCCGGATTTTCAAATCGGAGGCGCAAAAGGCTGGACGTTTAATGTGATTATGATGGCGCTGGCGGGCCTTTCCTTCGGCGCTTTCGCACATATGGGCTTTTTTGCGTACCTGATGTTGAATTACATTGCCCGAAGCATCATCAAGCGTCCTTATTTATGGGTGGCGCTTCAAGGCTTTGTCGCGTTATTCGTGTTGGCCGAGATTGTTTACTGGACGCACGACAGCGAGTTTCCGCCCAATGCTTATTGGATCGTGCCATTGCTGCTGGTGATCGGTGCGCTCGGGGTCGCCTGGCGCAAGGTGAAGGAGACGACTTCCGGCGCATGGATTCCGACTTTGTTTTTCATGATCGCCGTAACAACGATCGAGGGCTTGCCCGGCTTTCGGTCAGGGGGGCTTTGGACGCAGCTGACGTTTACGCTCGTTCCGATTTTCGTATGCAACGCTTATCAGATCTTGCGCTTGCACCATATCTTGAGCGTCCCGCGTGCCGCGCAGAAGCTAAAGACCGAAGCGGGCAGTCACTGAATCCTGATCAATTAAGCGACTTGATTCCACGTTTGCTTGTCTTGGACGGTCTGTCCCTTGGTATCGGTTTGACTCATTAATTGAGACACGGTCACGAACTCATAGCCTTTGGCGCGGAGCTGATCGATGATTTGCGGCAGCGCTTCATGCGTTTGCAGACAAGAGTCGCTCGCATGCAGCAAAATGATGTCCCCGGGATGAGCCTTGGTCACGACGCGCTGCACAATCGCATTTACGCCGGGATTTTTCCAATCGAGCGAGTCCGTATCCCACTGAATGACTTTATAGTTCAAATCCTCTGCGATTCTAAGTACTCGCTTATCGAAGTCTCCGTTCGGCATCCGAATCAGGTTCGGACTTTTGCCGGTCTGGTCGGAGAGCATGCCATGGGCCGTCTGAATTTGCTTGCGGATCTCATCGTCGCTCAATTGGCTGTAGTTCACGTGCTTATGGCCATGACTGCCGATCTCGTAGCCGCCGTCCACGATGTTCTGGACGATGTCCGGATGCGTCTTGCTCCAGGGAGAAGACAGGAAAAACGTCACGTTTTTTACGTTCTTCTCCTTTAGGATATCCAGAATCGGCTGCGCCCTTTTCTCGCCCCAGCTGATATCGAAGGTCAACGCTACGACTTTGCGATCGGTCGGCACGCTATAGACGGCAGCCGGCGGATGCGGGGCGAATACGCTGATGTTGTCCCTTTCCGTCCAGATCACCCCCGCAGACAGCAATACGGCGAGCGTGAGGAAAAAGTACCGCTTGATACGGCGGCCGCTCCATACGAAAAAGTAGTTCATGATTCCGATCCCCTCTCGATTAGAAGTTAGAATAAGGCTTGGACGCTACAGCTTGTTCTAATTGCAATGTATGCTTGACCCATAGCAAGTTATGATAAGCGAGCGAAGGGGAGATTCGAATTGATTAAAAAAACGCTTCGGCAAGCCTGGACGGACGTCAAGCCTTACTTCTGGGCGGCAGCCGTCATTTTTTTTGCCAGCCTGTTCGCAGGTGCCATGTCGAACGGAGACATCGGCTGGCTCGACAAGCAGCTTCAAAGCATAAGCGACATCGCGAAGCGGGCTAACGAATCGGACAATGTGAGCCTTGCGATGTTCTGGCTGATTCTTGTAAACAATCTCGTAGCTACAGCGTTTGCGATGTATCTCGGCATTTTGGCGTGCATCATGCCTTTATTTACGCTGGCGATGAATGGACTCGTAATGGGATACTTGTTCGGACAAATGGCGAATGAAGGCACTAATCTTTGGTCCGTGATCGTAAGGGGGATACTGCCGCATGGCATTCTGGAGCTGCCTGCCGTCTTTCTCGCGGGGGCTTACGGCATATTGCTCGGCGTTCGCTTGCTGCAAGGCATCGGGCGTTCCTTAACGGGAAAATCCAAGCCTTGGTCCGGATTAGCCGAAGCGATGAAGGGCTCGGTAGCGATCTATGCCGTTGTGGCGCTGTTGCTGCTCGTAGCTGCGGTAATAGAGAGCACGCTGACGCTGTATCTCGTGAAGTCCTGATTTTTTTGCAGCGTACCCTGTCATAAATCAGGCTGAATTGGTGCATAACAGTAAAACGCTTAAAGGCGGACCGCCGCACGCGATGCTGGGATTGCACAGGAGGCCAACGGTAAGATGCTGGGAATGATGTTCACCGACAAAGAATGCAGAGAGCTGGATTATATGCTTCGCAAGGAGCTCGACGAGATGCTGCTCGATCTGGGCGACCGGAGAATGGAAGGCCCCGTTAAGGAAGCGATCTTCAAGCGGTACAAGACGATATTCAGAATGTACGCGCGTATTGCTGCGCCGAGAGAGCTCTCCAGATACGCTTCGGGGCTTCGCAATCAACGCTCATAAAGCGGCTTAAGGCTAGGTTTTAAAAGATTCAGAAAATGCGGAATAAAAAGGTTGACGATATACGACTTAATGTGATAAATTATCTAACGCCCCACCTGAAGGGGAGAGCGGACAAGCGACAGCAACGAAGGAAAAGATGATTTACAAATCTTACAAGTTGCAATGTCTGGGCTCGCTGTGATATATTATAAAAGTCGCCGTTGCGAGGAGATATCGCTAACGAAGACAAGATTGCTCCTTGAAAACTGAACATCGAGCGTTAAAACAAACGGACGCTGAAGCCTTTCGGGGCGGAAGCAAAAGTTATACCAGCAATGAAATGAGCTATATTGAACTACCCTTTATGGAGAGTTTGATCCTGGCTCAGGACGAACGCTGGCGGCGTGCCTAATACATGCAAGTCGAGCGGATCTTTGATGGAGCTTGCTCCTGATGAGATTAGCGGCGGACGGGTGAGTAACACGTAGGCAACCTGCCCTAAAGACTGGGATAACATTCGGAAACGAATGCTAAGACCGGATAGGCAGCGAGGTGGCATCATCTTGCTGAGAAACACGGTGCAAGCTGTGGCTTTGGGATGGGCCTGCGGCGCATTAGCTAGTTGGTGGGGTAACGGCTCACCAAGGCGACGATGCGTAGCCGACCTGAGAGGGTGAACGGCCACACTGGGACTGAGACACGGCCCAGACTCCTACGGGAGGCAGCAGTAGGGAATCTTCCACAATGGGCGCAAGCCTGATGGAGCAACGCCGCGTGAGTGAGGAAGGCTTTCGGGTCGTAAAGCTCTGTTGCCAGGGAAGAATAAGGATGTGTTAACTGCACATTCGATGACGGTACCTGAGAAGAAAGCCCCGGCTAACTACGTGCCAGCAGCCGCGGTAATACGTAGGGGGCAAGCGTTGTCCGGAATTATTGGGCGTAAAGCGCGCGCAGGCGGTCTTTTAAGTCTGGTGTCTAAGTGCGGGGCTCAACCCCGTGATGCACTGGAAACTGGGAGACTTGAGTGCAGAAGAGGAGAGCGGAATTCCACGTGTAGCGGTGAAATGCGTAGAGATGTGGAGGAACACCAGTGGCGAAGGCGGCTCTCTGGACTGTAACTGACGCTGAGGCGCGAAAGCGTGGGGAGCAAACAGGATTAGATACCCTGGTAGTCCACGCCGTAAACGATGAGTGCTAGGTGTTGGGGGGGTCCACCCCTCGGTGCCGAAGTTAACACATTAAGCACTCCGCCTGGGGAGTACGGTCGCAAGACTGAAACTCAAAGGAATTGACGGGGACCCGCACAAGCAGTGGAGTATGTGGTTTAATTCGAAGCAACGCGAAGAACCTTACCAGGTCTTGACATCCCTCTGACCGGTCTAGAGATAGGCCTTCCCTTCGGGGCAGAGGAGACAGGTGGTGCATGGTTGTCGTCAGCTCGTGTCGTGAGATGTTGGGTTAAGTCCCGCAACGAGCGCAACCCTTGGATTTAGTTGCCAGCACTTTGGGTGGGCACTCTAGATCGACTGCCGGTGACAAACCGGAGGAAGGCGGGGATGACGTCAAATCATCATGCCCCTTATGACCTGGGCTACACACGTACTACAATGGCCGGTACAACGGGCTGCGAAGGAGCGATCCGGAGCCAATCCTACCAAAGCCGGTCTCAGTTCGGATTGCAGGCTGCAACTCGCCTGCATGAAGTCGGAATTGCTAGTAATCGCGGATCAGCATGCCGCGGTGAATACGTTCCCGGGTCTTGTACACACCGCCCGTCACACCACGAGAGTTTACAACACCCGAAGCCGGTGGGGTAACCCGCAAGGGAGCCAGCCGTCGAAGGTGGGGTAGATGATTGGGGTGAAGTCGTAACAAGGTAGCCGTATCGGAAGGTGCGGCTGGATCACCTCCTTTCTAAGGAGCCCTTCGGGGCAATACGAAGTCCGTTGTTTTAATCGCTCGAGTTCAGTTTTGAAGGAGAAATCCTTCAGCAATACCGGTTTGGTGATAATGGCGGAAGGGTTCC from the Cohnella hashimotonis genome contains:
- a CDS encoding P-loop NTPase, which produces MATREDVIEALQGLEEPSLKQPLARLGLLRDIVVRDTGISLTAVLHPDSIAEASRLESEIATALAAIHEGKPHVRIRTMTEHEQSEAQSRRDGGQAETAAAAGTKKAAAPVKGHSAGLEQHPLLSPDSDVVSIAIASGKGGVGKSTVTVNLAVALARRGKRVGLIDGDIYGFSVPDMMGIEERPEQVGDKIKPIERFGVKVISMGFFVEDNSPIVWRGPMLGRMLRNFFADIAWGELDYLLLDLPPGTGDIALDVHQMLPKSKEIIVTTPHATAAFVAARAGAMAIKTEHEIIGVVENMAWYEKNGERDYVFGRGGGGMLADTLHTSLLAQFPLGAPDNHPSEPDYSPSVYKADNPIGREYLALADEVIARCGR
- the gerD gene encoding spore germination lipoprotein GerD — its product is MRLRLWWTGLALTAVILLSSCGPESSASSEQMSYKDVKSMVIDILGSQEAQEALDKASTEKYGTSSLHAQSLTPSDQEQIRTAVKDVLTSSNYSKVLREIMTDTKFAGEFAKAVSKDNKQIHKDLLKDPTYQQELVNVFKTGDMKTVLFETTKTAEYRKQMMSAVGEAIQNPVFKLELMKILQDVVKEELTPKPEQSKGESGGSGGESGGQSGGDQSGGGGGGDGGGGGGGQ
- a CDS encoding KinB-signaling pathway activation protein, yielding MNLRKWMTLFGTTILIGGGAALITGVVMMVCDPDFQIGGAKGWTFNVIMMALAGLSFGAFAHMGFFAYLMLNYIARSIIKRPYLWVALQGFVALFVLAEIVYWTHDSEFPPNAYWIVPLLLVIGALGVAWRKVKETTSGAWIPTLFFMIAVTTIEGLPGFRSGGLWTQLTFTLVPIFVCNAYQILRLHHILSVPRAAQKLKTEAGSH
- the pdaB gene encoding polysaccharide deacetylase family sporulation protein PdaB, whose product is MNYFFVWSGRRIKRYFFLTLAVLLSAGVIWTERDNISVFAPHPPAAVYSVPTDRKVVALTFDISWGEKRAQPILDILKEKNVKNVTFFLSSPWSKTHPDIVQNIVDGGYEIGSHGHKHVNYSQLSDDEIRKQIQTAHGMLSDQTGKSPNLIRMPNGDFDKRVLRIAEDLNYKVIQWDTDSLDWKNPGVNAIVQRVVTKAHPGDIILLHASDSCLQTHEALPQIIDQLRAKGYEFVTVSQLMSQTDTKGQTVQDKQTWNQVA
- a CDS encoding stage II sporulation protein M; protein product: MIKKTLRQAWTDVKPYFWAAAVIFFASLFAGAMSNGDIGWLDKQLQSISDIAKRANESDNVSLAMFWLILVNNLVATAFAMYLGILACIMPLFTLAMNGLVMGYLFGQMANEGTNLWSVIVRGILPHGILELPAVFLAGAYGILLGVRLLQGIGRSLTGKSKPWSGLAEAMKGSVAIYAVVALLLLVAAVIESTLTLYLVKS